A segment of the Lolium perenne isolate Kyuss_39 chromosome 3, Kyuss_2.0, whole genome shotgun sequence genome:
tctcaaacaagttccatgggacggagggagtagcataGCTTATTGCAGTTCTAAGAGAACTAAGTACAAACAAGATGAACCACAGTCGTCTCAAATCAATTTAGTTGCTCTGAGTGAATCAAATATGGACAATCCTCGGAAAATATTAAAACAAATAATACACACAAGAAACTCACATGAAAACTCCGCGCTGTAGGGTTCCAATCCATAATGTTGGATGGTGTGCCTTTCCTCAACACCTCACCTTGGTCATTCACAGCACTTGAACCAGCAACGCTAGAATTAGCTGCCCGATTATTAACTTCTTCAGCAACAATATGACGTGTTTTATCCATCCTTGCAGCCAACACCTCATCTGCAGCTGCTTTTGCAGCCGGTAATGGATCCTCCACTACACTGTGAAGGTCGGCACATCTTGATTTGAGGGCATGTATGACCTTATTAACTTCAGGCGTCGAAATTGGATTCACATGAGAGGCAGGTTCTTCAAGTTTGCCCAAAATTTCACGTCCTCTTTCTTCCCCGGCTGCAAGTTCCATTATCGTACATCAATTATACACAAATGATGACCTTGTACGCACTAGTATCTGAATGCAACAATTTAAAATACCTCCAGCTACCATTCCAACTGTATGAATGATGCGCGTAGAGGAACAGGCCTAAAAAAACAGGAATCCGAAATGAATTTTCTGCCGGCCATCAGGGAACTAGTGGTAAGGCTATGATCTGTGGTGGAAAGAGTCACTCATTGTTTTACTGGGGACAAGTGTAAGTATGGCAACTCCAAACGTCAGACATCGCTGTCAAAGTGTCAATACTTATCCTCTACTACATCAAGTGTGCAGGAACACGTATGTACTGGAACCTAATGGTGTGTTGAACCACGACAAAGTGTACTACATGCAGGAAATATAGGATATAACATGATCTaccatgtacaataaagtttcaagTCTTAATTCTTGCTCACCATTCCTCAATCTAATAATCTATAAACTAAAGCACTTGCATACATAAAGCAAGTGAGGTTCAAACCCTATGCACTCTAGTGTTGAAATGCGATCTTTACCCTCATTGACTATGTTTCTACATCGAAAACATCACAGCCTTAGTATGAATTATAAACTGTGGCTTATCATCTGCAAAAATAAGTAAAGAACTACCAAGACAACACATCACACACTAACTTTAGCTGCTAAATGTAAGAAAAATAAATTCCAAGGAAGTCTCCGGGAAATGTGTGAGTAATTTTCCTACGAATTTCTAGAACACACTATCTAGCTAACCGTCAGAAAGCAGTGAAATATATAGAGCTAGATATCGTTAGTTGAACATTCTAGACTTCTAGCTGACCAAAGTCTTCAGAGTTGCATTTCAGTTTACTCCTAGAAGACAGGGATTCTCTTTCCGTTGATGCTAAAACACAACATATACGCAACTGCATCTCAGAACCGCATCCAGTACAATATGCTCCATTTGGTCAAAACAGAAGAATCCTCACCTAGCATGAGGTACTTGGCGCGGGTGGATTCGTCGGCGGATCCCCACGTCTCAACGGCGCCGCGCCCAACAATCCGCTCGGCCGCGACCTCCAACATCGACGGGCCGATGGCGGCCCACTCGGCCGCCAGCAGCTCCCTCACCCGCCCCTCCGCCGCGGCGCGGTTGCCCCACAGCCTCCTCAGCGCGTCCTGCGAGAACGTGTTCCCGACCGCGTCCTCAAACTGGTACGCGACGGCGCCGGCCTCGGGGGAGGCGAGCGCTGGGTCCCCGTCAACCGCGCGGCGCGCGCGGCCGCCGGGGTTGGCGAAGAGGGCCCGCGCGGCGGCGTCGAAGTCGGGCGCAGAGGCGGCGAggaaggcggcgacggcgaggtgaGCGGCGGCGATGAGGGGCGCGGGGGAAGGGAGGGAGGCGAGGAGCTGGAGGGAGTCGAGCGCGGCGGCGGAGACGGGGTCGGAggcgaggcggcggaggagcacggAGCGGAGGAGGCGCGGGGTGGGGCGGGAGGGGAAGGGGAGCGAGGCGAGCAGCGCGTTGGCCGCGGCGGCGGGGATGGAGGGGCTCCCCACGACGTGGTCGAGGATCAGGGACGCGTCCGCCGGCGTCAGCGGCGGCATTTTTTGAGCGCCGGAGAATTTGGGGACGGCGAAGCGCAGTGGCGGCTTTGCTTGGGTTTGGCTGCGACTGCGACTGCGATGCGACCTGGGCTGAGCTCTGCTCTGAATTCCGGGTGCGGGGCGACGTGGTACACGTCTTTTGAACCTATTAAAAACCTAaaactttcaaaaaaaaaataaacgttttcaaatttgaaaattttcagATTTCAACATTTTTAGAATTTTATCATTTTTAATCAGATATTttttaattttgaacattttATAATCTGTACCTTTTTAAGTTTAAACTTTTCTAGATTTGaactttttcaaatttgaaccttcTAAAATATCTAAATGGAAAGAAacaaggaaaaaaggaaaaacaagATCATACATGTTAACTTGGCGGCAACTAACGCAACCCATTCATGGGCATTGTAGCAGTCCCGACGTGATTCCGAGCAGAATCGCCGCTTAAGGTGTTGAATAGGACCTCTCGTCCCGTCATGGTCTTCTTAACAAACTCTTTTTAGAAACTTGATGTATTTTTCTTAGCCTGGCCTTGAAGCTTCTTCTTCTTTGGATGCCAGAGTCATGTTCACTTCGTGTGAAACTATACCGATTCACAATGAATCGTCTACTTGCCGGGCTGCCCACCTAAACGGGAGGCAATTATAGATGCCCTAACAAAACTTCGCCAGAAGTAGTTGA
Coding sequences within it:
- the LOC127342145 gene encoding uncharacterized protein, which gives rise to MPPLTPADASLILDHVVGSPSIPAAAANALLASLPFPSRPTPRLLRSVLLRRLASDPVSAAALDSLQLLASLPSPAPLIAAAHLAVAAFLAASAPDFDAAARALFANPGGRARRAVDGDPALASPEAGAVAYQFEDAVGNTFSQDALRRLWGNRAAAEGRVRELLAAEWAAIGPSMLEVAAERIVGRGAVETWGSADESTRAKYLMLAGEERGREILGKLEEPASHVNPISTPEVNKVIHALKSRCADLHSVVEDPLPAAKAAADEVLAARMDKTRHIVAEEVNNRAANSSVAGSSAVNDQGEVLRKGTPSNIMDWNPTARSFHWEDSLDPEGSRSESTRPHLPSPRRISVSPLQVANNKARRRKARKWSSEEEEMLRKGVEQFGNGSWKDILLHNPDFFIGRTQVDLKDKWRNMMR